A part of Oncorhynchus kisutch isolate 150728-3 linkage group LG2, Okis_V2, whole genome shotgun sequence genomic DNA contains:
- the sgo2 gene encoding uncharacterized protein sgo2 isoform X2, whose protein sequence is MNMSAEGRTLLSTMLPGKKPMPSKAAKNNSLTVASKIKTKILNTSSFFKVSLKTNNKALALALVAQRERSRQLEVETVHLRKQVESLNFDLAIRRFKHNQLIIILKDLQRNTLDNLERALDLFSDENDSPEISEGRSKPPPDKKEENGQMERVAVQIPLIIAEQSRDLVSPSKQTSMSQEVVVNDRGNTSTNPFGTQSRSSESNASKESINKMEQQVDNTLKSTQKRTSRQSSSLKDEVEKWSKIYSDTGLDPIPAVLPSVVSTTNILQPSITDKVVHHPNSLKMETTLALAIKTTVGEAEKTTINDTEMEITIGDSAAEIVTVETKPKKAGGPKKLKVPKTKIPCLLVKVGNKNCGPTHVVENLEGKSSAVNVELPTVIQKVFSPTPLHTDNPTAESVDVEHREEDFIENSASEIESLVARRKTYVTSRITKHKKPTRESHKTTQDFPKTFDPRKTFEVPLQSKSHRSVSPDPFEDDFFDDPEAQKSVFKLAGANPLVIDATENKVTKTKGHKTFVISNEPTSRKGQKKSKERRKTKAQPVMVDHELHIETEKDPFLLPQSLIEEESHSPEGCPAYVDMDTTLHEYRESHSASRPGSTTRSSKRPTRVKGRGRFVVSVNRDSSSVNSTILDDAWAEKLACTPTTGYDSVAEEGKETVREEIIEEHLTGPHPDHCLAAGRKTTDSGAEETPASSKRPWLATQEPARNSEGQESLCVEEEMPPWEIGDSISVAAEQKPKKARRVETAKSRMKTDSQKGYCLAPVKERKKKTKSSITKGLVPGGAGNILSSKTLDSQSSIGVRTAAQNAEVQPVADPKVLHVFTHSATTEESCETHERFSSLEVLSPDFKVSSFKPRSNHGPKPRCRDTFVITNSFSDSTRNRKNHIVPDSLSQDDGDTNSRTSNVSLSTVETNTELPDSGEGVRQSLRELLMDDRPPWESSVDVSCSNETGFDTPASSPKRVASSAHKVAVYKESAEVMAERSPGTKDFIVDCIFICVRCRYSNGCFYVLPTVAERALKPLTNTNWTDDEDTGRARRRGAAISYKLPPINCKMRRGDKFSDTKYLSSPIFKAKKKKKRLQQKDPYKPGSLENMHSVN, encoded by the exons ATGAACATGTCAGCTGAGGGAAGGACCCTCCTCTCAACTATGTTACCAGGGAAGAAACCTATGCCCTCGAAGGCTGCTAAAAATAACTCTCTAACCGTGGCATCGAAGATAAAGACCAAGATTCTCA ACACATCCTCGTTCTTCAAGGTCTCCCTGAAGACTAACAACAAGGCTCTGGCTCTGGCCTTGGTGGctcagagggagagaagcagacaGCTTGAAGTGGAAACTGTGCACCTACGGAAACAAGTGGAGTCTCTGAATTTTGACCTGGCTATTCGCAGATTCAAGCACAACCAACTG ATTATAATCTTGAAAGACCTTCAACGCAACACTTTGGATAACTTGGAAAGGGCTTTGGACCTCTTCTCTGATGAAAAT GATTCCCCTGAAATATCTGAAGGCCGCAGTAAGCCACCCCCTGATAAAAAAGAGGAAAATGGTCAGATGgagag GGTAGCGGTTCAGATACCTCTTATCATAGCAGAGCAGTCCAGGGATTTGGTGTCCCCTTCAAAACAGACCAGCATGAGCCAAGAGGTTGTAGTAAATGACAGAGGAAACACGTCCACAAATCCTTTTGGGACCCAAAGTAGGTCATCAGAGTCCAATGCCAGTAAAG AGAGCATTAATAAGATGGAGCAACAAGTGGACAATACTTTGAAATCGACCCAAAAGAGAACATCCCGACAATCCAGTAGCCTAAAAGATGAGGTGGAAAAGTGGTCAAAGATTTATTCTGACACTGGACTTGACCCTATCCCAGCAGTCTTGCCTTCTGTTGTCTCCACAACTAATATTCTACAGCCCTCTATTACTGATAAAGTTGTGCACCATCCAAACAGCTTAAAGATGGAGACTACATTGGCGCTTGCAATAAAGACCACTGTCGGGGAAGCAGAGAAGACCACCATCAATGATACAGAGATGGAGATAACTATTGGGGACAGCGCTGCTGAAATCGTTACAGTGGAGACCAAGCCCAAGAAAGCTGGTGGACCGAAGAAACTGAAGGTGCCAAAGACAAAAATCCCTTGTCTATTAGTGAAGGTTGGAAATAAGAACTGTGGGCCAACACATGTTGTTGAGAATCTAGAGGGGAAGAGCTCTGCTGTAAATGTGGAGCTGCCGACAGTGATACAAAAGGTGTTTTCCCcaacaccactacatacagacaACCCTACAGCGGAGAGTGTGGATGTAGAACACCGAGAAGAGGACTTCATAGAGAACTCAGCCAGTGAGATAGAATCCCTTGTTGCCCGCAGAAAGACTTATGTCACCTCTCGCATCACCAAACACAAAAAACCTACCCGAGAATCCCATAAAACAACACAAGATTTTccaaaaacgtttgacccaagaaaAACTTTTGAAGTGCCTCTCCAATCCAAATCCCATCGAAGTGTCTCACCTGACCCCTTTGAAGATGACTTTTTCGATGACCCTGAAGCTCAGAAGTCTGTATTTAAACTAGCCGGGGCAAACCCATTGGTCATAGATGCCACGGAGAACAAAGTCACTAAAACTAAAGGTCACAAGACTTTTGTGATTTCTAATGAGCCTACATCTAGAAAGGGCCAGAAGAAATCCAAAGAACGCAGGAAGACTAAAGCACAGCCTGTCATGGTGGACCATGAATTACACATTGAAACAGAAAAGGATCCATTCCTTCTGCCTCAATCTCTCATTGAAGAGGAGTCTCATTCTCCTGAAGGGTGCCCAGCCTATGTAGACATGGATACCACCCTGCACGAATACAGGGAATCACACAGTGCTTCCAGACCTGGGTCCACTACACGGAGCAGTAAGAGACCCACCAGAGTGAAAGGCAGAGGGCGGTTTGTGGTCTCGGTGAACAGGGACAGCTCCTCGGTGAACAGTACAATATTAGATGATGCTTGGGCTGAAAAGCTGGCGTGCACTCCGACTACGGGGTATGACTCTGTTGCAGAAGAAGGGAAAGAAACGGTCAGGGAAGAAATCATAGAGGAGCATCTGACTGGACCTCACCCAGATCACTGTCTAGCTGCTGGGCGCAAGACTACAGACTCTGGGGCTGAAGAAACTCCTGCCTCCTCTAAACGTCCATGGCTTGCTACCCAGGAACCTGCAAGGAATTCAGAGGGCCAAGAAAGCTTATGTGTTGAGGAAGAAATGCCCCCATGGGAGATCGGTGACTCCATTTCAGTTGCTGCAGAGCAAAAGCCCAAGAAAGCCAGGAGAGTGGAGACGGCAAAATCAAGGATGAAGACTGATTCACAGAAGGGTTACTGTCTTGCCCCTGTGAAAGAAAGGAAAAAAAAGACTAAAAGTAGCATCACTAAAGGATTGGTGCCTGGGGGTGCAGGTAATATTTTGTCTAGTAAGACTCTGGATAGCCAGAGTAGTATAGGTGTACGCACTGCAGCACAAAATGCAGAAGTACAGCCTGTGGCGGATCCCAAAGTTTTGCACGTCTTCACACACTCTGCCACCACTGAGGAGAGCTGTGAAACTCATGAACGTTTCTCTTCACTTGAGGTCCTGAGTCCAGACTTCAAAGTCAGCAGCTTCAAGCCCCGGTCCAACCATGGCCCTAAACCGAGATGTAGAGACACTTTTGTCATAACCAATAGTTTTAGCGATTCCACCAGAAACAGGAAGAACCACATTGTTCCTGACTCCTTGTCCCAGGATGATGGTGACACAAACAGCAGGACATCTAATGTGTCATTATCAACTGTTGAGACCAACACAGAATTGCCTGACAGTGGTGAGGGAGTACGTCAGAGCCTGAGGGAGCTGCTCATGGACGATAGGCCTCCGTGGGAGTCCTCTGTGGATGTCAGCTGTTCAAATGAGACTGGATTTGACACTCCAGCCTCAAGCCCTAAAAGGGTTGCTTCTTCTGCTCACAAGGTTGCTGTATATAAAGAGTCGGCTGAGGTTATGGCTGAAAGATCTCCAGGTACGAAGGATTTTATTGTTGACTGTATTTTTATTTGTGTGAGATGTAGGTATTCTAATGGTTGTTTTTATGTTTTACCAACAGTAGCAGAAAGAGCCCTGAAGCCACTAACCAACACCAACTGGACGGACGATGAGGACACAGGACGGGCCAGGCGACGGGGAGCTGCCATTAGCTACAAGTTGCCACCCATTAACTG CAAAATGAGACGTGGAGATAAGTTCTCAGACACCAAGTACCTGAGTTCTCCCATTTTTAAagcgaagaagaagaagaaaagactACAACAGAAGGACCCATATAAACCTGGCAGTTTGGAGAACATGCATTCAGTTAATTGA
- the sgo2 gene encoding uncharacterized protein sgo2 isoform X3 — protein MNMSAEGRTLLSTMLPGKKPMPSKAAKNNSLTVASKIKTKILNTSSFFKVSLKTNNKALALALVAQRERSRQLEVETVHLRKQVESLNFDLAIRRFKHNQLIIILKDLQRNTLDNLERALDLFSDENDSPEISEGRSKPPPDKKEENGQMERVAVQIPLIIAEQSRDLVSPSKQTSMSQEVVVNDRGNTSTNPFGTQSRSSESNASKESINKMEQQVDNTLKSTQKRTSRQSSSLKDEVEKWSKIYSDTGLDPIPAVLPSVVSTTNILQPSITDKVVHHPNSLKMETTLALAIKTTVGEAEKTTINDTEMEITIGDSAAEIVTVETKPKKAGGPKKLKVPKTKIPCLLVKVGNKNCGPTHVVENLEGKSSAVNVELPTVIQKVFSPTPLHTDNPTAESVDVEHREEDFIENSASEIESLVARRKTYVTSRITKHKKPTRESHKTTQDFPKTFDPRKTFEVPLQSKSHRSVSPDPFEDDFFDDPEAQKSVFKLAGANPLVIDATENKVTKTKGHKTFVISNEPTSRKGQKKSKERRKTKAQPVMVDHELHIETEKDPFLLPQSLIEEESHSPEGCPAYVDMDTTLHEYRESHSASRPGSTTRSSKRPTRVKGRGRFVVSVNRDSSSVNSTILDDAWAEKLACTPTTGYDSVAEEGKETVREEIIEEHLTGPHPDHCLAAGRKTTDSGAEETPASSKRPWLATQEPARNSEGQESLCVEEEMPPWEIGDSISVAAEQKPKKARRVETAKSRMKTDSQKGYCLAPVKERKKKTKSSITKGLVPGGAGNILSSKTLDSQSSIGVRTAAQNAEVQPVADPKVLHVFTHSATTEESCETHERFSSLEVLSPDFKVSSFKPRSNHGPKPRCRDTFVITNSFSDSTRNRKNHIVPDSLSQDDGDTNSRTSNVSLSTVETNTELPDSGEGVRQSLRELLMDDRPPWESSVDVSCSNETGFDTPASSPKRVASSAHKVAVYKESAEVMAERSPVAERALKPLTNTNWTDDEDTGRARRRGAAISYKLPPINCKMRRGDKFSDTKYLSSPIFKAKKKKKRLQQKDPYKPGSLENMHSVN, from the exons ATGAACATGTCAGCTGAGGGAAGGACCCTCCTCTCAACTATGTTACCAGGGAAGAAACCTATGCCCTCGAAGGCTGCTAAAAATAACTCTCTAACCGTGGCATCGAAGATAAAGACCAAGATTCTCA ACACATCCTCGTTCTTCAAGGTCTCCCTGAAGACTAACAACAAGGCTCTGGCTCTGGCCTTGGTGGctcagagggagagaagcagacaGCTTGAAGTGGAAACTGTGCACCTACGGAAACAAGTGGAGTCTCTGAATTTTGACCTGGCTATTCGCAGATTCAAGCACAACCAACTG ATTATAATCTTGAAAGACCTTCAACGCAACACTTTGGATAACTTGGAAAGGGCTTTGGACCTCTTCTCTGATGAAAAT GATTCCCCTGAAATATCTGAAGGCCGCAGTAAGCCACCCCCTGATAAAAAAGAGGAAAATGGTCAGATGgagag GGTAGCGGTTCAGATACCTCTTATCATAGCAGAGCAGTCCAGGGATTTGGTGTCCCCTTCAAAACAGACCAGCATGAGCCAAGAGGTTGTAGTAAATGACAGAGGAAACACGTCCACAAATCCTTTTGGGACCCAAAGTAGGTCATCAGAGTCCAATGCCAGTAAAG AGAGCATTAATAAGATGGAGCAACAAGTGGACAATACTTTGAAATCGACCCAAAAGAGAACATCCCGACAATCCAGTAGCCTAAAAGATGAGGTGGAAAAGTGGTCAAAGATTTATTCTGACACTGGACTTGACCCTATCCCAGCAGTCTTGCCTTCTGTTGTCTCCACAACTAATATTCTACAGCCCTCTATTACTGATAAAGTTGTGCACCATCCAAACAGCTTAAAGATGGAGACTACATTGGCGCTTGCAATAAAGACCACTGTCGGGGAAGCAGAGAAGACCACCATCAATGATACAGAGATGGAGATAACTATTGGGGACAGCGCTGCTGAAATCGTTACAGTGGAGACCAAGCCCAAGAAAGCTGGTGGACCGAAGAAACTGAAGGTGCCAAAGACAAAAATCCCTTGTCTATTAGTGAAGGTTGGAAATAAGAACTGTGGGCCAACACATGTTGTTGAGAATCTAGAGGGGAAGAGCTCTGCTGTAAATGTGGAGCTGCCGACAGTGATACAAAAGGTGTTTTCCCcaacaccactacatacagacaACCCTACAGCGGAGAGTGTGGATGTAGAACACCGAGAAGAGGACTTCATAGAGAACTCAGCCAGTGAGATAGAATCCCTTGTTGCCCGCAGAAAGACTTATGTCACCTCTCGCATCACCAAACACAAAAAACCTACCCGAGAATCCCATAAAACAACACAAGATTTTccaaaaacgtttgacccaagaaaAACTTTTGAAGTGCCTCTCCAATCCAAATCCCATCGAAGTGTCTCACCTGACCCCTTTGAAGATGACTTTTTCGATGACCCTGAAGCTCAGAAGTCTGTATTTAAACTAGCCGGGGCAAACCCATTGGTCATAGATGCCACGGAGAACAAAGTCACTAAAACTAAAGGTCACAAGACTTTTGTGATTTCTAATGAGCCTACATCTAGAAAGGGCCAGAAGAAATCCAAAGAACGCAGGAAGACTAAAGCACAGCCTGTCATGGTGGACCATGAATTACACATTGAAACAGAAAAGGATCCATTCCTTCTGCCTCAATCTCTCATTGAAGAGGAGTCTCATTCTCCTGAAGGGTGCCCAGCCTATGTAGACATGGATACCACCCTGCACGAATACAGGGAATCACACAGTGCTTCCAGACCTGGGTCCACTACACGGAGCAGTAAGAGACCCACCAGAGTGAAAGGCAGAGGGCGGTTTGTGGTCTCGGTGAACAGGGACAGCTCCTCGGTGAACAGTACAATATTAGATGATGCTTGGGCTGAAAAGCTGGCGTGCACTCCGACTACGGGGTATGACTCTGTTGCAGAAGAAGGGAAAGAAACGGTCAGGGAAGAAATCATAGAGGAGCATCTGACTGGACCTCACCCAGATCACTGTCTAGCTGCTGGGCGCAAGACTACAGACTCTGGGGCTGAAGAAACTCCTGCCTCCTCTAAACGTCCATGGCTTGCTACCCAGGAACCTGCAAGGAATTCAGAGGGCCAAGAAAGCTTATGTGTTGAGGAAGAAATGCCCCCATGGGAGATCGGTGACTCCATTTCAGTTGCTGCAGAGCAAAAGCCCAAGAAAGCCAGGAGAGTGGAGACGGCAAAATCAAGGATGAAGACTGATTCACAGAAGGGTTACTGTCTTGCCCCTGTGAAAGAAAGGAAAAAAAAGACTAAAAGTAGCATCACTAAAGGATTGGTGCCTGGGGGTGCAGGTAATATTTTGTCTAGTAAGACTCTGGATAGCCAGAGTAGTATAGGTGTACGCACTGCAGCACAAAATGCAGAAGTACAGCCTGTGGCGGATCCCAAAGTTTTGCACGTCTTCACACACTCTGCCACCACTGAGGAGAGCTGTGAAACTCATGAACGTTTCTCTTCACTTGAGGTCCTGAGTCCAGACTTCAAAGTCAGCAGCTTCAAGCCCCGGTCCAACCATGGCCCTAAACCGAGATGTAGAGACACTTTTGTCATAACCAATAGTTTTAGCGATTCCACCAGAAACAGGAAGAACCACATTGTTCCTGACTCCTTGTCCCAGGATGATGGTGACACAAACAGCAGGACATCTAATGTGTCATTATCAACTGTTGAGACCAACACAGAATTGCCTGACAGTGGTGAGGGAGTACGTCAGAGCCTGAGGGAGCTGCTCATGGACGATAGGCCTCCGTGGGAGTCCTCTGTGGATGTCAGCTGTTCAAATGAGACTGGATTTGACACTCCAGCCTCAAGCCCTAAAAGGGTTGCTTCTTCTGCTCACAAGGTTGCTGTATATAAAGAGTCGGCTGAGGTTATGGCTGAAAGATCTCCAG TAGCAGAAAGAGCCCTGAAGCCACTAACCAACACCAACTGGACGGACGATGAGGACACAGGACGGGCCAGGCGACGGGGAGCTGCCATTAGCTACAAGTTGCCACCCATTAACTG CAAAATGAGACGTGGAGATAAGTTCTCAGACACCAAGTACCTGAGTTCTCCCATTTTTAAagcgaagaagaagaagaaaagactACAACAGAAGGACCCATATAAACCTGGCAGTTTGGAGAACATGCATTCAGTTAATTGA
- the sgo2 gene encoding uncharacterized protein sgo2 isoform X1 — MNMSAEGRTLLSTMLPGKKPMPSKAAKNNSLTVASKIKTKILNTSSFFKVSLKTNNKALALALVAQRERSRQLEVETVHLRKQVESLNFDLAIRRFKHNQLIIILKDLQRNTLDNLERALDLFSDENGRDVGESHFEWESHHYHGNGSRPLKGQLKVFVSQDSPEISEGRSKPPPDKKEENGQMERVAVQIPLIIAEQSRDLVSPSKQTSMSQEVVVNDRGNTSTNPFGTQSRSSESNASKESINKMEQQVDNTLKSTQKRTSRQSSSLKDEVEKWSKIYSDTGLDPIPAVLPSVVSTTNILQPSITDKVVHHPNSLKMETTLALAIKTTVGEAEKTTINDTEMEITIGDSAAEIVTVETKPKKAGGPKKLKVPKTKIPCLLVKVGNKNCGPTHVVENLEGKSSAVNVELPTVIQKVFSPTPLHTDNPTAESVDVEHREEDFIENSASEIESLVARRKTYVTSRITKHKKPTRESHKTTQDFPKTFDPRKTFEVPLQSKSHRSVSPDPFEDDFFDDPEAQKSVFKLAGANPLVIDATENKVTKTKGHKTFVISNEPTSRKGQKKSKERRKTKAQPVMVDHELHIETEKDPFLLPQSLIEEESHSPEGCPAYVDMDTTLHEYRESHSASRPGSTTRSSKRPTRVKGRGRFVVSVNRDSSSVNSTILDDAWAEKLACTPTTGYDSVAEEGKETVREEIIEEHLTGPHPDHCLAAGRKTTDSGAEETPASSKRPWLATQEPARNSEGQESLCVEEEMPPWEIGDSISVAAEQKPKKARRVETAKSRMKTDSQKGYCLAPVKERKKKTKSSITKGLVPGGAGNILSSKTLDSQSSIGVRTAAQNAEVQPVADPKVLHVFTHSATTEESCETHERFSSLEVLSPDFKVSSFKPRSNHGPKPRCRDTFVITNSFSDSTRNRKNHIVPDSLSQDDGDTNSRTSNVSLSTVETNTELPDSGEGVRQSLRELLMDDRPPWESSVDVSCSNETGFDTPASSPKRVASSAHKVAVYKESAEVMAERSPVAERALKPLTNTNWTDDEDTGRARRRGAAISYKLPPINCKMRRGDKFSDTKYLSSPIFKAKKKKKRLQQKDPYKPGSLENMHSVN; from the exons ATGAACATGTCAGCTGAGGGAAGGACCCTCCTCTCAACTATGTTACCAGGGAAGAAACCTATGCCCTCGAAGGCTGCTAAAAATAACTCTCTAACCGTGGCATCGAAGATAAAGACCAAGATTCTCA ACACATCCTCGTTCTTCAAGGTCTCCCTGAAGACTAACAACAAGGCTCTGGCTCTGGCCTTGGTGGctcagagggagagaagcagacaGCTTGAAGTGGAAACTGTGCACCTACGGAAACAAGTGGAGTCTCTGAATTTTGACCTGGCTATTCGCAGATTCAAGCACAACCAACTG ATTATAATCTTGAAAGACCTTCAACGCAACACTTTGGATAACTTGGAAAGGGCTTTGGACCTCTTCTCTGATGAAAAT GGAAGGGACGTTGGAGAATCTCATTTTGAATGGGAGTCCCACCATTACCACGGTAACGGCTCCCGTCCCTTAAAGGGGCAGCTGAAGGTTTTTGTCTCACAA GATTCCCCTGAAATATCTGAAGGCCGCAGTAAGCCACCCCCTGATAAAAAAGAGGAAAATGGTCAGATGgagag GGTAGCGGTTCAGATACCTCTTATCATAGCAGAGCAGTCCAGGGATTTGGTGTCCCCTTCAAAACAGACCAGCATGAGCCAAGAGGTTGTAGTAAATGACAGAGGAAACACGTCCACAAATCCTTTTGGGACCCAAAGTAGGTCATCAGAGTCCAATGCCAGTAAAG AGAGCATTAATAAGATGGAGCAACAAGTGGACAATACTTTGAAATCGACCCAAAAGAGAACATCCCGACAATCCAGTAGCCTAAAAGATGAGGTGGAAAAGTGGTCAAAGATTTATTCTGACACTGGACTTGACCCTATCCCAGCAGTCTTGCCTTCTGTTGTCTCCACAACTAATATTCTACAGCCCTCTATTACTGATAAAGTTGTGCACCATCCAAACAGCTTAAAGATGGAGACTACATTGGCGCTTGCAATAAAGACCACTGTCGGGGAAGCAGAGAAGACCACCATCAATGATACAGAGATGGAGATAACTATTGGGGACAGCGCTGCTGAAATCGTTACAGTGGAGACCAAGCCCAAGAAAGCTGGTGGACCGAAGAAACTGAAGGTGCCAAAGACAAAAATCCCTTGTCTATTAGTGAAGGTTGGAAATAAGAACTGTGGGCCAACACATGTTGTTGAGAATCTAGAGGGGAAGAGCTCTGCTGTAAATGTGGAGCTGCCGACAGTGATACAAAAGGTGTTTTCCCcaacaccactacatacagacaACCCTACAGCGGAGAGTGTGGATGTAGAACACCGAGAAGAGGACTTCATAGAGAACTCAGCCAGTGAGATAGAATCCCTTGTTGCCCGCAGAAAGACTTATGTCACCTCTCGCATCACCAAACACAAAAAACCTACCCGAGAATCCCATAAAACAACACAAGATTTTccaaaaacgtttgacccaagaaaAACTTTTGAAGTGCCTCTCCAATCCAAATCCCATCGAAGTGTCTCACCTGACCCCTTTGAAGATGACTTTTTCGATGACCCTGAAGCTCAGAAGTCTGTATTTAAACTAGCCGGGGCAAACCCATTGGTCATAGATGCCACGGAGAACAAAGTCACTAAAACTAAAGGTCACAAGACTTTTGTGATTTCTAATGAGCCTACATCTAGAAAGGGCCAGAAGAAATCCAAAGAACGCAGGAAGACTAAAGCACAGCCTGTCATGGTGGACCATGAATTACACATTGAAACAGAAAAGGATCCATTCCTTCTGCCTCAATCTCTCATTGAAGAGGAGTCTCATTCTCCTGAAGGGTGCCCAGCCTATGTAGACATGGATACCACCCTGCACGAATACAGGGAATCACACAGTGCTTCCAGACCTGGGTCCACTACACGGAGCAGTAAGAGACCCACCAGAGTGAAAGGCAGAGGGCGGTTTGTGGTCTCGGTGAACAGGGACAGCTCCTCGGTGAACAGTACAATATTAGATGATGCTTGGGCTGAAAAGCTGGCGTGCACTCCGACTACGGGGTATGACTCTGTTGCAGAAGAAGGGAAAGAAACGGTCAGGGAAGAAATCATAGAGGAGCATCTGACTGGACCTCACCCAGATCACTGTCTAGCTGCTGGGCGCAAGACTACAGACTCTGGGGCTGAAGAAACTCCTGCCTCCTCTAAACGTCCATGGCTTGCTACCCAGGAACCTGCAAGGAATTCAGAGGGCCAAGAAAGCTTATGTGTTGAGGAAGAAATGCCCCCATGGGAGATCGGTGACTCCATTTCAGTTGCTGCAGAGCAAAAGCCCAAGAAAGCCAGGAGAGTGGAGACGGCAAAATCAAGGATGAAGACTGATTCACAGAAGGGTTACTGTCTTGCCCCTGTGAAAGAAAGGAAAAAAAAGACTAAAAGTAGCATCACTAAAGGATTGGTGCCTGGGGGTGCAGGTAATATTTTGTCTAGTAAGACTCTGGATAGCCAGAGTAGTATAGGTGTACGCACTGCAGCACAAAATGCAGAAGTACAGCCTGTGGCGGATCCCAAAGTTTTGCACGTCTTCACACACTCTGCCACCACTGAGGAGAGCTGTGAAACTCATGAACGTTTCTCTTCACTTGAGGTCCTGAGTCCAGACTTCAAAGTCAGCAGCTTCAAGCCCCGGTCCAACCATGGCCCTAAACCGAGATGTAGAGACACTTTTGTCATAACCAATAGTTTTAGCGATTCCACCAGAAACAGGAAGAACCACATTGTTCCTGACTCCTTGTCCCAGGATGATGGTGACACAAACAGCAGGACATCTAATGTGTCATTATCAACTGTTGAGACCAACACAGAATTGCCTGACAGTGGTGAGGGAGTACGTCAGAGCCTGAGGGAGCTGCTCATGGACGATAGGCCTCCGTGGGAGTCCTCTGTGGATGTCAGCTGTTCAAATGAGACTGGATTTGACACTCCAGCCTCAAGCCCTAAAAGGGTTGCTTCTTCTGCTCACAAGGTTGCTGTATATAAAGAGTCGGCTGAGGTTATGGCTGAAAGATCTCCAG TAGCAGAAAGAGCCCTGAAGCCACTAACCAACACCAACTGGACGGACGATGAGGACACAGGACGGGCCAGGCGACGGGGAGCTGCCATTAGCTACAAGTTGCCACCCATTAACTG CAAAATGAGACGTGGAGATAAGTTCTCAGACACCAAGTACCTGAGTTCTCCCATTTTTAAagcgaagaagaagaagaaaagactACAACAGAAGGACCCATATAAACCTGGCAGTTTGGAGAACATGCATTCAGTTAATTGA